One Rhododendron vialii isolate Sample 1 chromosome 2a, ASM3025357v1 genomic region harbors:
- the LOC131316812 gene encoding U-box domain-containing protein 44-like: protein MEFIPIGTILTVLLSQVNKTAQAAKDIVFEKESFKALSEHLSDIKPVLEELQHQKLNDSQAARQALEFLEADVRKANNLVENYKNRARFYLLVKCRNIVKEVQDVTRDIGRSLAALSLVNIEVLSGISEQVNRLQNEMQRAEFEASHSRLEIVDKLNQGLTDNKLDQDFANDMLKEIAKAVGVAVEPSEISKELESFRREKEEAANRKERAEVFFLNQVIELLSRADAARDFEQIRKQYFQRLKVIESYDPKDECIRPFKAFLCCINRTVMDDPVSLCTGTACERTALEAWFKRGEKTDPETGDPLEDFSYRSNIQLRQSIQEWKELNYCVKIRSCKVKLLSEIDSSVEAALDQMQELMKENSVNRDWISIGGLTDTVVAMIGSSRNRDVKEKILVTLKDLVEGNLRNKNKVVESEGFDHIIPCLGIDSSLSDAAVELLYVLLQDRSRWDASVSRKLSYHRCAIHFLVTFLNSPDRRSTEKAEEILMKLCDEDEENIVRAAEADWFQPLIGCIIRGSESSRISIVRALVSMELDEQNIMLLGEAGVIPPLLEMASGNIESKELSLSALVKLSGCHENKKRVAAAGGVPLLLELTFSFHLRTIIIAKCSEVLEKLASNGDGTKFFVDERGNQLEVEPIITNLLAFQQNPNTSYMVRRPALRTLLKICQSESGLVKMAILSSSGVSLILLLLDDSDLEIRATAIHLLFLFSQHEPEGVVEYLLKPRRLEALVGFLENNKNSDVQMAAAGLLANLPKSEESLTKKLIELDGLSSIISILRSGSMEAQENALSALFRFTDPTNMESQRIVVELGVYPLLVKFLESSSVTAKARAAALIGNLSLSSPKLTVLTKTVGFWCFRPPRGPLCPAHGGTCSVNTTFCMLEANVVLKMVNMLHERVHATTYEVIQALSTLVRAESPQKGANVLHQFEAIQPILEVLSWGSESLKEEALRLLEKVFTSREVVEVYRAAARLMLVRLTGSSINEGGKLQRKAATVLAMVERYSRSSRPLVSGLSR, encoded by the exons ATGGAGTTCATACCAATAGGAACCATCTTAACCGTGCTCCTGAGCCAGGTCAACAAAACAGCTCAAGCTGCAAAGGATATTGTTTTCGAAAAGGAGAGTTTCAAGGCTCTCTCAGAGCACCTTTCTGACATCAAGCCAGTCTTAGAGGAATTACAACACCAAAAACTCAACGATTCACAAGCAGCAAGGCAGGCTTTGGAATTCCTCGAAGCCGATGTGAGAAAAGCCAACAACTTGGTTGAAAACTACAAAAACCGTGCCCGTTTCTACTTACTTGTCAAATGCCGGAACATAGTCAAAGAAGTGCAAGATGTCACAAGGGATATCGGAAGGTCTTTGGCTGCTTTATCTCTTGTAAACATTGAAGTCCTTTCGGGGATATCTGAACAAGTGAATAGGTTACAAAATGAAATGCAAAGGGCGGAATTTGAAGCTTCTCATTCTCGTCTTGAAATTGTCGACAAGTTGAATCAGGGTCTTACTGATAATAAACTTGACCAggattttgcaaacgacatgcTGAAAGAAATAGCAAAGGCAGTTGGGGTGGCGGTGGAGCCCTCAGAGATAAGCAAAGAGCTGGAAAGCTTTAGAAGGGAAAAGGAAGAAGCTGCCAATAGGAAAGAAAGAGCTGAAGTCTTCTTTTTGAATCAGGTTATTGAGTTGCTCTCGCGCGCTGATGCTGCAAGAGATTTCGAGCAAATCAGGAAACAATACTTTCAACGACTTAAGGTGATAGAGAGTTATGATCCAAAAGATGAATGTATTCGGCCATTTAAAGCGTTCTTATGTTGCATCAACAGAACAGTGATGGATGATCCTGTTAGCCTTTGTACTGGAACTGCTTGTGAGAGGACAGCACTTGAAGCTTGGTTTAAGCGCGGAGAGAAAACTGATCCAGAAACTGGTGATCCACTTGAGGATTTTTCTTATAGGTCTAACATTCAACTCAGACAGTCGATTCAAGAGTGGAAAGAACTTAATTACTGTGTTAAAATCAGATCATGCAAGGTAAAACTGCTGTCAGAAATTGACTCGTCTGTGGAGGCGGCCCTGGACCAGATGCAGGAGCTTATGAAGGAGAATTCAGTTAACAGAGACTGGATTTCAATTGGGGGTCTTACTGATACTGTTGTCGCTATGATCGGAAGCTCACGCAACAGAGATGTGAAAGAAAAGATATTGGTTACCTTGAAAGATCTTGTAGAAGGGAATCTGAGAAATAAG AATAAAGTGGTTGAGTCCGAGGGGTTTGATCACATCATTCCATGCTTAGGGATTGACTCAAGCCTATCAGATGCTGCAGTTGAGTTGCTATATGTGTTACTGCAAGATAGATCCAGATGGGATGCATCTGTTTCCCGGAAACTTTCTTACCACCGATGTGCAATCCATTTCCTTGTTACCTTCCTCAACAGTCCAGACAGAAGGTCAACAGAAAAAGCTGAAGAAATCTTGATGAAGCTCTGTGATGAAGATGAGGAGAACATTGTCCGTGCCGCTGAGGCAGACTGGTTCCAACCACTTATTGGCTGTATAATTCGAG GGTCAGAATCCTCAAGGATATCAATTGTGAGAGCACTTGTTAGCATGGAACTTGATGAACAAAACATAATGCTACTCGGTGAGGCGGGAGTGATCCCTCCTTTGCTTGAAATGGCATCTGGAAATATTGAGTCGAAAGAGCTGTCTTTATCTGCATTGGTTAAGCTATCAGGTTGTCATGAAAACAAGAAGCGTGTTGCTGCTGCTGGTGGGGTTCCTCTTCTTCTCGAGCTAACCTTCTCTTTCCATTTACGCACGATTATAATAGCAAAATGCTCTGAGGTCCTTGAAAAACTTGCTTCCAATGGTGATGGGACTAAATTCTTTGTCGATGAAAGAGGGAACCAACTTGAGGTGGAGCCAATCATCACCAATTTGTTAGCTTTTCAGCAGAATCCCAACACATCATATATGGTGAGGCGACCTGCCCTTCGCACGCTTCTTAAAATTTGTCAATCTGAATCTGGACTTGTTAAGATGGCTATTCTCTCTTCAAGTGGTGTTTCAttaatccttcttcttcttgatgACTCTGATCTTGAAATCCGTGCAACTGCGATACatcttctcttcctcttctcacAGCATGAGCCAGAAGGAGTGGTGGAATACCTTCTCAAGCCAAGAAGGCTTGAGGCTTTAGTGGGTTTTctagaaaataacaaaaatagtgACGTACAAATGGCTGCAGCTGGTTTACTGGCCAATCTTCCAAAGTCAGAAGAATCACTCACCAAGAAACTGATAGAATTGGATGGTCTGAGTTCAATTATAAGCATATTAAGATCGGGGTCAATGGAAGCACAAGAAAACGCTTTGAGCGCTCTTTTCAGGTTTACAGACCCCACAAATATGGAGTCACAGCGGATTGTGGTCGAACTAGGTGTATACCCTTTGCTTGTGAAATTTCTGGAGTCAAGTTCAGTGACAGCAAAGGCAAGAGCAGCTGCTTTAATTGGAAACCTTTCTTTAAGCAGTCCCAAACTAACTGTTCTGACCAAAACAGTTGGTTTCTGGTGTTTTCGTCCACCACGCGGCCCTTTATGCCCGGCCCATGGGGGTACTTGTAGTGTCAATACCACATTTTGCATGTTGGAAGCAAATGTGGTTCTTAAAATGGTCAATATGTTGCACGAAAGGGTTCACGCGACGACCTATGAAGTAATTCAGGCGCTTTCAACTCTCGTTCGCGCAGAGTCTCCTCAAAAAGGGGCCAATGTTTTGCATCAATTTGAAGCAATTCAGCCGATATTGGAGGTTTTGAGCTGGGGAAGTGAGTCATTAAAGGAAGAGGCATTGAGGCTATTGGAAAAGGTTTTTACATCGAGGGAAGTGGTGGAGGTTTATAGAGCGGCAGCTAGGCTAATGCTTGTTAGATTGACTGGTTCCAGCATAAACGAAGGGGGGAAGCTTCAAAGGAAGGCGGCTACAGTTTTGGCGATGGTTGAACGTTATTCGAGGTCGTCGAGACCTCTGGTTTCTGGGTTAAGCAGATGA